CACTGCGCTTTCTGCACAGGATCGGTCGGGATGAAACGCCCATAGTGCGCGGCGGCGTTCCGCCGCCCATACACTGCCCGAATGAAGGCATAAAGGTCGCCGCCGTCGGGCCATTGGCGCCCGGCGAGGCTGCCTGATCTGACAAGTTCGAACACGCGAGGAGCGGCTTGGCTTGTTGTGCCCCCCTCCGGCCACTGGGAGCCGTCGTCGAGGAACACTTTCGCGCCGTCAGGGATCTCGTTGATCGCTATCGTTTCGAGAACGGCCCAGAGCTTGAAGTATCTAGAGTCTTCCTGCTTCTCGCGTCGGGCTTCGAGATAGAGATTGACATACAACTCCACTTCGGGTGCCGCAGCGATTGCGCCGCCAACACGGAGGACCTCGCGAGAGCTTTCACCGCCCATGAATCCGCCGATGAGGTTCCCGGGGTCGCTTTTGCGGAGGTTTCGGAAGCGGATGTGTTGTGGCGCACGGCGCTCGAGTGCGACCATGATTGGCCGGGGTGCCGCGTATCGCAGGTAAGCGAGGGCGAGCACGAGCTTGTCTGTCTCGGCCATAGCGAGAGCATCGGCTTCGGTCTCGTCTTCTGCCCAGATCTGCGGGAACTCGAACACCGCGAAGTCGTTGCGGCGAAGTTGTTGATTCCATGCTTCGTCATCGACGCGTCCTGGCCATATAAGACGCTCGAGGGAGGCATTTATGAGATCACGAAGGTCGCCGTCGTTGACCTCGAGCATCTGCGGGTGCACGACGCCGTGGGTGGTCGGGATCTGCTGGGTGATCAGTAACCCTTCGATGAAGACGGCCGCACGGAACTGAGAGCCCTGACCGGCCGTGCCGAGTGGTTGATTGAATCGTGCCTCTCTCCGCCTTTGCAGGTCCAGGTACAAGTCGACGACCTTGTCACTCGCCGTTTTCGGTGAGTTCAGTGCTGTCATCGACACGAACTCGGGATAGACGACTTCCTGCGCGAGCGGAGGTTGCTTTGACGAGGGATCAAACGGCGGCGGTGCGATCCCGGCCGCCGAGACGAAGACGACGCATTCGCGGTCGATCTCGAATCCGGAAGCGTGGTGCCAGCTTCCTGTGCCGTCGTCCCCGATCTCCATTGAGAATGACATCGCCATCATCAGCGGTTCGATGTCGTCACTCGATTCGATCTGCACACTGATGGTCGTATTCGACCACTCCGGCGCATCGTTGACGAAAACGGTGAACGGTTGCCCCATCTCGAGGACATAGGGCTCGATCCGAGCATTAAAGGTCACTCTTGGACGTTACCAACATCGCACTGCTCCGGGATGCTGACAGTGTCACGGGCCACGGCATCCACCCGCATTAGCAGGCTCCGCATCGTGGTGATGCCTTTCAGCAACGTAACCCGGTCGAGTTCCGCTTCAACTTGTAGCGCGCGTTGGCACCTCGAAAAAGAACGACCCATCCCGGGTTGAGTCGGTGGTTGCCAGTAGCGTGACAGCAGCGCGCTTGCGCGACCGCTGTGCCGGAGCGGCTTCCTCCAACAGTTGGGTGATCCGTGTCTACTACTCCGGGAATTGAGCTCTACCGATCCGCGACGGGCCAAGTCGAGCTCGCTGTCAGAGCCGACGGCCGAAACGTTTGGCTGACCAGGGCGCAACTGGCCACGCTATTTGGTCGAGACGTGAAGACGATCGGCAAGCACGTGGCTAATGCCCAAAACGAAGAACTCGATGGCATGTCAACTGTCGCAAAATTTGCGACAGTTCAGTCCGAAGGCGGTCGTGAGGTAACTCGCCAGGTCGAGCACTACAACCTCGACATGGTTCTCTCCGTCGGCTACCGGGTGAAGTCACCGGAAGGCATTCACTTCCGGCGCTGGGCGACCACCGTTCTCCACCAGTACGTCCTTGATGGCGTGGCGTTCGACGCGCGACGCCTCGAACAGCTCGGCTCAATCGTCCGGGTGCTCTCGCGCTCAACGGATGAGTTGGTTGCCGGCGTCGCTGAGGTCGTCGACCGCTACCTGCCGAGCCTCCGCTCTCTCCGCGCCTACGACGAGGGTGACATCCCCACCTCTGGAGGCTCAGCACCAACGTGGCAACTGACCTACGACGAAACTCGCGCGCTCATCGACCAGGTCGGTGAAGAGTTTCCGGCCGACACCCTATTCGGCGGTGAGCGCGGTGACGCGCTTCGCAGCGTCATCGCGACCTTGTACCAAGGGTTCGGCGGCGTTGAGCTCTATCCGAGCGTCGAACTCAAAGCCGCCAACCTTCTGTACCTCGTTGTAAAGGATCACCCGCTCACCGACGGCAACAAACGCAGTGCGGCAGCTCTGTTCGTCCACTTCCTGCAACGCAACGGGATGCTGATCGACGCCAACGGCGAATCGCGCGTCTCGAACAACGCGCTCGCGGCGATCACCCTCATGGTCGCAATGAGCGACCCGAAGGAGAAAGAGCTGATGATCGCCCTGATCGCCAGCATGCTCTCCAGCGAAGGCGAATAGCCCCGCTACGCGCTGAGTTCCTCCCGCAGGCGCGGTTCGACCCGGTTCGCCGGCACCGCCCCCGACTTGTCGGCGTAGAACGCGCGGATGCGGTCCATGTCGGCCGGGATGTCGCCCGTTAGCTCGAACGTCGGCCCGAGCCCGATCGTCATCGTCGTGCGGTCCACGTAGCCGAGCGTCACCGGCAGCCCGGTCTCCCGCGCGATCCGGTAGAAGCCGGACTTCCAGTGCGAGTGACCCTTGCGCGTGCCGTCTGGCGTGACGACCAGGCCAAACACCTCGCCGGAGCGTATGCGGTCGACCACTTCCTGCACGACGCGACCGGGAGCATCCCGGTCGACGGGGATACCGCCCCAGCTGCGCATGATGGGCCCGCGCCAGCCGCGGAACAGGCTCTTTTTGCCGAGCCATCGAATGTGCATGTCGAGTTTCCAGGCGATGCCGAGCATGAAGACGAAGTCCCAGTTCGACGTGTGCGGGGCGCCGATCAGTACGGTCGGGCGATCGGGCGCGGCCTCGGTGACGAGCTTCCAGCGGCTGAACGTCCAGAACAGGCGGGCGACGAGGCGGCGTACGAACACTCATCAAGCCTAAGTTGCCGTGTGGGGATGCCCTGTCGCCGAGCGCGCGACGGCGCTAGCGTCGGGGAATGATCACGGGCATCCACACCATCGTGTACAGCGACGACCCTGAGGCGACGCGCGCCTACTTCCGCGACGTCATCGGGTGGGAATTCATCGAAACGTCGCCGGGCTGGCTGATCTTCGCCACCGGCCCCAGCGAGGGCGGGGTTCACCCGCGCACCTGGCCTGGCCAGGAGACTCCGTACGAGCAGCGCCACGAACTCTCCTTCTTCTGCGACGACCTGGATGCGACGCTCGCCGAGTTGCGGGCAAACGGCGCGGTGATCGACGAGGAGGTCTGGCAGCGCGAGTACGGGCGAGGCCTCAGCATCCCGGTTCCCGGCATTGGCCGAGTGATGCTCTACGAGCCGAGCTACGAGCCTGCGTGGGAGGGGGCAGCAAGGCGGTGACACCGACGCCAGCGCGCCCGGGAACTCGCCCACGCGTCTCGACCGAGGGACCGCAGCGGCAGTTGGATCAGCACTCGCCGCCCGCCATCTGGGGCGAATTCGTCGCGGCGGTGTTCGCGCTACCCGGCGTCGTCGAGGGGCACAGCGCGGTCTCTCCCGCGTCGAGCCGTGCGGTGCATGTCGATGGGGTCGATGCCCCCAGTGAACCTGGCCGCTCGCTGGCGCCGATGGGGGAGAGGTTCGAGCCTGTGCACCTCCACGGCGTCGAGGACACGTCGTTGCATCTTGTGCTGCCGCCTATCCGAGGCGCTGAATTGGTTGAGCTCGGCTGGGCCGAACCGCATCAATATGAGGATCACGGCACGGAGTTCCTCCTTTACGGCCCACGAGATGCGACCGAGCTGCAGGTCATCGTCGACATTGTCCGCGAGTCGCTCCTTTGGAGCGTGAGTCATCTGGGCCGCGAGGCATGAGCGACATCCTTCGCGAGGCGACGGAGGCGGACGTGGAGGCCGTGACGCGACTCGTCCACGCCGCCTATGCAGAGCATTCAGATGTGGGGTTGAACTTCACCGCGACTGACCAGTCTGAGGCGGTGACTCGCTACCGCCTGTTTGCCGGGCAGTCGTGGGTGATTGACCGTGGTGGTGAGGTCGTCGCGACGGCGACGGTCAGTCTCCCGCCGGGCGAGCACATCCAGCGATTGTCTGCCGTCGCGCGGACGCCGAAAACAGCATGGCTCAACCAGCTCGCTGTACACCCGACGCATCGTGGTGCCGGTCTCGCGCGACGGCTTCTCGAGACCGCGATTGGGTTCGCGCACGACCGGGATGCGCGCGCGCTCGGTCTCGACACCGCGGCGCCCGCACTCGGCATCCGGGCGCTCTACGCACATTGGGGCTTTGTCGAGCGAGAGACCGTTCAGTGGCAAGGGAAGACTTACGACAGTGTGGTGATGTCTCGGACTGTGGTGGACGACAGGTAGAGCGCCATTCGCTCTCCTGCCAGACTGGCGCGGTGACGAACTCCTCGCAGAATCCGCAGACTCCGGGCAACCCGTACGCCAGCCAGCAGGGGCCCGGTGGCTACCCTCCGCGCACCAATGTCTTGGCGATCGTCGCGCTCATCACCGCGTTCATCGCGCCACCCGCCGGTTTGGTTCTGGGCATCATCGCGTACCGGCAGATCGACCGCACCGGCGAAGAAGGCAAGGGTCTCGCGCTGGCGGGCGCCATCGTCGGCGGAGTGTTCACGGGCTTCATCCTGATGTTCTTCATCGCGTGGCTCGGAATGTTCCTCTCGTTCTTCGCCAGCTTCGCCACCTTGGGTGCCTTCTAGACGCCCGACCCCGATGCGCACGGATGCACGTATGTGCTTCTGCAGGCACGTGCCGTCAGCGGCACGCACGCATGGCGCCATCGCTTTCCCCGCGCCTACTGCTAGCGTTCGCGGCACCCACTGAACAAGGGAGTTTCCTCCTGGCCCGTGCATCCCGATCCGCGCCCGAACGCACCGTCGACCAGAAGATCGGCCGTCTGCGCATCTACAACGTCGTCGCCGGCAGCCTCCACCTCGTGCAGGCCATCGGCTTTGCCATCGTGCTGACGATGCTCAGCACGCAAGTCACGTTCGCCGTCACGGCCGACTACCTGGCTGGCCCTCCCGGGTTCCCGATTCCGCCCGAGCGCGTCGAACTGTTCGACGTGAACGTCGGCATCGGTGTCGTCGCCTTCCTCGCGCTGAGCGCCTTTTTCCACTTCCTCATCTCGTCGCCCGTGTTCTACGGCCGCTACAAGGCGGGCCTCCTGCAGAACCGCAACTACTTCCGCTGGGTCGAGTACTCGCTGAGCTCCTCGATCATGATCTGGCTCATCCTGCAGATCAACGGCGTGACCGACGTGGGCGCCCTCGCCGCTGTCTTCGCGGCCAACGCGGCGATGATCCTGTTCGGAGCGCTTCAGGAGAAGTACGAGCAGCCCGGCTCTGGCGGAATGCTGCCGTTCATCTTTGGCTCGATGGTCGGCCTGGTGCCGTGGATCATCGTCGTGGTCTACTTCGCTCGAGCCGGCAGTCAGAGCGACGCCGAGACTCCCGCCTTCGTCATCGGCATCGTGATCTCCCTGTTCCTCTTCTTCAACACCTTCGCCGTCAACCAGTGGCTTCAGTACAAGCAGGTCGGCAAGTGGAAGGACTACCTCGTCGGCGAGCGCGCCTACATCACGCTCAGCCTCGTCGCGAAGACGGCGCTCGCCTGGCAGGTGTTCTCGGGCGCGATCATCCCGGTGCTGACTGAGGGCTAGCCCGACTCCTCGAGCTGCCCGCTCGCCGGCCATTTGGCGCAACACCGCGCGTTCGTTCGGCCGGTCTTGCACCGAACGCGCGGGTTGAGCGGTGAGGCGGCACCCGGCCCGGCGCGCATTGCCCTGACCGCGCAGCCCTCGCGGCCGCGCGCGCCCGCCCGTCTCCGCCCCATCCCACCTCTCGTGTTCACCCCCACCCCGGGTCTACGCTCGCGCTCATGGAGCTCATCCCGATCAACTGGCTCGCCGTCGGCGTCGCCTTCGTCGTCGTCTTTCTCGCCGGCGCCGTCTGGTTCGGCCCGAAGACGTTCTTCCCCGTCTGGTGGCGGGCACTCGGCAAAGACCCCGACGACATGGGCAGCGGCGGCATGAACATGGCCGTCATCTTCGGCGGCACCGCCATCGCCGCCGCCGTGCAGGTCATCGGCATCGCCCTCGCGATCGGCGTCGCAACCCTCGCGTTCGGTGCCGTCGGCCCGGTCGGCGGCCTGCTCATCGGCTTCACCCTCGGCGTCGTCTTTACGGCCGCCGGCTCGCTCTCGCACCGCCTGTTCGGGCAGCAGGGCTTCCGCGTGTGGCTGATTGAGGTGGGCAGCGACGTGCTCAACTACACCCTCGCCGGGCTGATCATCGGCCTCTTCGGTTAGCCTGCCGCGCGTGACGCCCACGCCGCCTGAATCCGCCGCCGACGCGGTCGAATGGATGCACGCCGACGACCGCGCGGCGCTCGCCGTCACGGTCGCGCGGCTCACGCAGGCCGCACACCCGCACGATCACTTCGGCACGACGATCGGCGCGCGCAAGAGTCTGGGGTTCCTCCCGCGCGAGCAGACGTATCGCCGGGCCGGGGTGGGCTGGCGGCTCGGGGTCGTCGCGGTCGACACCGATGGGCGGCTGTACGTCGTCGGCCAGATCGTGCGCGCAACCCGGCAGGTGCTGCCCGGCCACCAGGCCGAGTCGGCGCGCGAGCGGCGGGCAATGAAAGAGCAGCTCGTCGACGTGGGCTTCCCCGACGGCGCGACCGTGTTGCTCGACGCCACCCCCGTCGCGAGCGGCGCTGCCGAAGCCGCCGGCCCGGTCGTCGTGCGCGACGGCCGCATTCTTATTCGGTGGATGCCCGGCGCGCCCGACAGTGCCCTGATGCCGCTTCCCAGCTACCTGGCCGAGCGCACCGAGCTCGCGCTCGCGCCGGCCGACCCGGCGCTCGCCGCCGCGCAGGCCGACCACGCGACAGAAACGGAGGCGCCGTGACGTTCGCCGGCTTCCACCCCGATGCTCCACGCTTCTACGCCGAACTCGCCGAGAACAACACGCGCGAGTGGTGGCAGGCGAATAAGGCGCGCTACGCCGAGACGGTGCGCGGGCCGGTCGAGCAGCTCGCCGATGTGCTCGGCGCCGAGTTCGGGCCGGTGAAGATCTTCCGCCCGCACCGCGACGTGCGCTTCAGCGCCGACAAGCGGCCCATCAAGGATCACATCGGCTTCGTGACGACCCCCGCCGACGGCACCGCGCTCCACGGCCAGCTCAACGAGCACGGCCTGATGCTTGCCGGCGGCGTCTACCAGCCGAGCCGCGACCAGCTGCGCCGCTTCCGTGCCCTCGTCGACGACAACCGGCTCGTCGGCGACCTCGAAGCGACTCTGGAGGAGCTTGAGGAGAGCGGCTTCACGATTATGCGGGAGGGCGCGCTCGCGACGGCTCCGCGCGGATACCCGCGCGAGCATCCGAAAATCGCGCTGTTGCAGCTGACGAGCCTCGCGATCGCGCGCACGCACCCGATCGACGACTGGATGTTCGGGGCTGAGGCCCTAGGCCGCATCCTGCAGGGATGGCGCCTCGTCTCGGACTGGAACGCCTGGCTGGTCGAGAACATCGGCCCCGCGGTCGACCCGGCGGCGGCGCGGTAGGACGCGGCGGGCGGCTCCGGCCACGGCGGCGCGAATGGGCGCCTGCCCGATCAGGATGCCCGCGAACACGAGCGCGATGCCGCCGAATTGCAGGGCGGTGAGCGTCTCGCCGGTGACGGCCACGCCGAGCAGCACGCCCGTGACGGGGTTGAGCAGGCCGATGAGGCCCACGGCAGCGGCCGGGAGCTTCCGCAGGCCCATGTTCCAGCCGACGAACGCGGCGAGGGTTGCGACGAGGGAGAGGTAGGCGAAGGCGCCGAACTCGGTCGCCGTAACGGGGGCGGGCGCACCTTCGACGAGGACGGCGACGGGAACAATCGCGAGCCCACCCGCGGTCAGCTGCCACGCCGTCATCGGCAGCAGGGGAGCACTGCCGCTCCAGCGCTTCGTGAAGATGAAGCCGACCGACGACATGAGCATGGCCGCGAGCGAGGCGAGCACGCCACCCGTGTTCACGGTGCCCGAGCCGGTCGCGAGCAGCGCGACGACGCCTGCGAAGCCGAGCCCCGCGCCGATGAGCGAGAACAGCTGCGGCTTCTCGCGAATCACGCCCCAGGCGACGAGCATCATCGCGATCGGGGCCATCGCCATGATCATCGACGCAATCGACGACGGCAGCAGCTGGGCGGCGACGTAGATCAGCACGAAGAATGCACCGATGTTCAGCACGCCGAGCACGAGCGAGCGCCACCACCAGACGCCGCGAGGCAGCACGCGCACGAACAGCAGCAAGAGCAGGCCGGCAGGCAGGGCCCGCCAGACGGCGCCCCACAGCGGGGCGTCGGCGGGTAGCCACGTCGAGGTGACGACGTAGGTCGAGCCCCACGCGATGGGCGCGATCGCGGTGATGAGCATCCAGCGCCAAATATTTTCCATGGAAGACATAATATCTTCCAGGGAAGGTAATATTCCCCGCGTGAGTAATTTCTCAGGCAGCGACGCCGACGCCCCGCGCGAGACTGACCCTCGCGAGGCCGACCCTCGCGAGGCCGACCCCCGCGAGGCTGACCCTCGCGAGACCGACCCGCGCGACAGCGACCGGGTCGCGAGCATTCAAGCCGAGTGGCGCCGCGAACGCCCCGAGATCGACCCAAGCCCGCAGGGCATTATCGGGCGCCTGCACCGCGTCGCCGCATACCTCACGACCGAGCTCGAGGCGGTCTATCGAGAGTTCGATCTCTCGACCGGTGAGTTCGACGTGCTCGCCGCGCTGCGCCGCGCGGGGGAGCCTTACGAGCGCACCCCCAGCGAGCTGGCCGAGCGCACCATGATCACGAGTGGCGGCCTCACGAAGCGCTGCGACCGCCTCGAGACGGCCGGGCTGATCGAGCGCCGGGTCGCCGAATCTGACCGCCGCGGTCGCGTCGTCGCGCTGACCCCGGCCGGCCTCGACCTGATCGATCGCGCCTACGCCGCCCACATGCGCAACGAGCATCGGCTCATCGCCGCCCTTGATGAGGATGATCGGGGCGCGCTCCAAGGAGGGCTCGCGCGCTGGCTCGCCCACTTCGAGGCGCCGGGCCGCGTCATCGAGGCCTTGCCAGCAAAAACATGAAATTCGTATCAGTAGAATGTGCTCGTGGATCTTCTTGATGTCGGCCGTGTCGTCCTGGGCC
The sequence above is a segment of the Microcella alkaliphila genome. Coding sequences within it:
- the rhuM gene encoding RhuM family protein, with protein sequence MKTIGKHVANAQNEELDGMSTVAKFATVQSEGGREVTRQVEHYNLDMVLSVGYRVKSPEGIHFRRWATTVLHQYVLDGVAFDARRLEQLGSIVRVLSRSTDELVAGVAEVVDRYLPSLRSLRAYDEGDIPTSGGSAPTWQLTYDETRALIDQVGEEFPADTLFGGERGDALRSVIATLYQGFGGVELYPSVELKAANLLYLVVKDHPLTDGNKRSAAALFVHFLQRNGMLIDANGESRVSNNALAAITLMVAMSDPKEKELMIALIASMLSSEGE
- a CDS encoding 1-acyl-sn-glycerol-3-phosphate acyltransferase, whose product is MFVRRLVARLFWTFSRWKLVTEAAPDRPTVLIGAPHTSNWDFVFMLGIAWKLDMHIRWLGKKSLFRGWRGPIMRSWGGIPVDRDAPGRVVQEVVDRIRSGEVFGLVVTPDGTRKGHSHWKSGFYRIARETGLPVTLGYVDRTTMTIGLGPTFELTGDIPADMDRIRAFYADKSGAVPANRVEPRLREELSA
- a CDS encoding VOC family protein, with the protein product MITGIHTIVYSDDPEATRAYFRDVIGWEFIETSPGWLIFATGPSEGGVHPRTWPGQETPYEQRHELSFFCDDLDATLAELRANGAVIDEEVWQREYGRGLSIPVPGIGRVMLYEPSYEPAWEGAARR
- a CDS encoding luciferase family protein — encoded protein: MDQHSPPAIWGEFVAAVFALPGVVEGHSAVSPASSRAVHVDGVDAPSEPGRSLAPMGERFEPVHLHGVEDTSLHLVLPPIRGAELVELGWAEPHQYEDHGTEFLLYGPRDATELQVIVDIVRESLLWSVSHLGREA
- a CDS encoding GNAT family N-acetyltransferase, with the protein product MSDILREATEADVEAVTRLVHAAYAEHSDVGLNFTATDQSEAVTRYRLFAGQSWVIDRGGEVVATATVSLPPGEHIQRLSAVARTPKTAWLNQLAVHPTHRGAGLARRLLETAIGFAHDRDARALGLDTAAPALGIRALYAHWGFVERETVQWQGKTYDSVVMSRTVVDDR
- a CDS encoding DUF4190 domain-containing protein, which translates into the protein MTNSSQNPQTPGNPYASQQGPGGYPPRTNVLAIVALITAFIAPPAGLVLGIIAYRQIDRTGEEGKGLALAGAIVGGVFTGFILMFFIAWLGMFLSFFASFATLGAF
- the heR gene encoding heliorhodopsin HeR, producing the protein MAPSLSPRLLLAFAAPTEQGSFLLARASRSAPERTVDQKIGRLRIYNVVAGSLHLVQAIGFAIVLTMLSTQVTFAVTADYLAGPPGFPIPPERVELFDVNVGIGVVAFLALSAFFHFLISSPVFYGRYKAGLLQNRNYFRWVEYSLSSSIMIWLILQINGVTDVGALAAVFAANAAMILFGALQEKYEQPGSGGMLPFIFGSMVGLVPWIIVVVYFARAGSQSDAETPAFVIGIVISLFLFFNTFAVNQWLQYKQVGKWKDYLVGERAYITLSLVAKTALAWQVFSGAIIPVLTEG
- a CDS encoding DUF1761 domain-containing protein; this translates as MELIPINWLAVGVAFVVVFLAGAVWFGPKTFFPVWWRALGKDPDDMGSGGMNMAVIFGGTAIAAAVQVIGIALAIGVATLAFGAVGPVGGLLIGFTLGVVFTAAGSLSHRLFGQQGFRVWLIEVGSDVLNYTLAGLIIGLFG
- a CDS encoding DUF2461 domain-containing protein — protein: MTFAGFHPDAPRFYAELAENNTREWWQANKARYAETVRGPVEQLADVLGAEFGPVKIFRPHRDVRFSADKRPIKDHIGFVTTPADGTALHGQLNEHGLMLAGGVYQPSRDQLRRFRALVDDNRLVGDLEATLEELEESGFTIMREGALATAPRGYPREHPKIALLQLTSLAIARTHPIDDWMFGAEALGRILQGWRLVSDWNAWLVENIGPAVDPAAAR
- a CDS encoding EamA family transporter, yielding MENIWRWMLITAIAPIAWGSTYVVTSTWLPADAPLWGAVWRALPAGLLLLLFVRVLPRGVWWWRSLVLGVLNIGAFFVLIYVAAQLLPSSIASMIMAMAPIAMMLVAWGVIREKPQLFSLIGAGLGFAGVVALLATGSGTVNTGGVLASLAAMLMSSVGFIFTKRWSGSAPLLPMTAWQLTAGGLAIVPVAVLVEGAPAPVTATEFGAFAYLSLVATLAAFVGWNMGLRKLPAAAVGLIGLLNPVTGVLLGVAVTGETLTALQFGGIALVFAGILIGQAPIRAAVAGAARRVLPRRRRVDRGADVLDQPGVPVRDEAPSLQDAA
- a CDS encoding MarR family winged helix-turn-helix transcriptional regulator; this encodes MQAEWRRERPEIDPSPQGIIGRLHRVAAYLTTELEAVYREFDLSTGEFDVLAALRRAGEPYERTPSELAERTMITSGGLTKRCDRLETAGLIERRVAESDRRGRVVALTPAGLDLIDRAYAAHMRNEHRLIAALDEDDRGALQGGLARWLAHFEAPGRVIEALPAKT